From the Blastocatellia bacterium genome, the window TCGACAAAAAGTTAAGGAAAGATTAGAAAAAGTTTTTAATTATCCTAAATACTCTTCACCCTTTCGCAGAGGGGATAATTACTTTTTCTTTAAGAATGATGGGTTGCAAAATCAAAGTGTAGCCTATATACAAAAAGGTTTAGATGGTAAGGCAGAAATGTTACTTGACCCTAATACTTTTTCTTCTGATGGCACTTCTCGCTTGGGTGCTTTTGGTGTCTCTAAAGATGGTAAATATTTAGCTTATGGTATTTCTGAAGGTGGCTCAGATTGGCAAACCTATTATGTAATGGATGTTGCTACTAAGAAATTGCTTGTAGATAAAATTGAGTGGGTGAAAGTGTCAGGACTTTCTTGGCAAGGTCATGGATTTTATTATAGTCGTTATGACGCGCCGCCAGATGGTAAAAAACTATCTTCCAAGAATGAATATCATAAAGTTTATTATCATAAAGTTGGAACACCTCAATCAGAAGATGAACTAATTTATTCTGATAAAGATAATCCTCAAAGATTTCATTTTGCTGGAACTACAGAAGATGAGAATTTTTTAGTTTTAAGTATTAGTGATCGTGGAAAAGGTAAAAGAGGAGATGCTCTGTTTTTCCGTGATGTAACCAAAGGTGAGAAAAACTTTACTCCAATAATTGGAGAAGTTGGAGATGATTCTTTTGATTTTATTGATAATGTTGGAGATAAGTTTTTAATTCTTACAAATAAGAATGCTCCTAATAATCGACTAATTCTTTTTGATCCAAAAAATCCTGATGAAAAAAATTGGAAAGACATTTTACCTAATCGAGAAGAACCTTTAAGTTCTGTTACAACATCGGGTGGAAAAATCTTTGCTACTTACCTTAAAGATGTCACCTCTAGGGTTTATGTTTATGACTTAAATGGGAAACTAGAAAATGAAGTAGAACTTCCTGCGCTTGGTACAGTTGGCGGTTTTGGTGGTGAGCGAGAAGATAAATTTGTATTTTATACTTTTACTTCTTTTACTTTTGCTCCAACTATTTACCGCTATGACATAGAAAGCAAAAAATCTACACTTTTCCGCGCACCAGAAATTGACTTTAAGGCTACAGATTATGAAACTAAGCAAGTTTTTTATCCTAGCAAAGATGGTACAAAAGTACCTATGTTTATTATTCATAAAAAAGGGTTAAAATTTGATGGTAGTAACCAAGTGCTTTTATATGGATATGGTGGATTTAGCGTAAATTTATTGCCAAGCTTTAACCCGCTTCTAATACCTATTTTTGAACAAGGTGGAGTTTATGCAATAGCTAATCTACGTGGCGGAAATGAATATGGGGAAAAATGGCATGAAGCAGGGCGCAAGCTAAATAAGCAAAACGTTTTTGATGATTTTATTTCTGCTGGTGAGTATTTAATTAAAGAAAAATATACTTCGCCAGAAAAATTAGCTATCCAAGGTGGTTCAAATGGCGGGTTACTTGTTGGTGCTGTGATTAATCAAAGACCAGAATTATTTAAGGTTGCTATTCCTCAAGTTGGTGTGATGGATATGCTACGTTTTCAAAAATTTACTATTGGCTGGAATTGGATTCCTGAATATGGATCTAGCGAACAAGATGAAGCAAACTTTAAAAATCTCTATCGCTATTCTCCACTTCATAACATTAAAGAAACTAAATATCCTGCAACGCTTGTAACTACAGCAGATCATGATGATCGGGTTGTTCCAGCACACTCATTTAAGTATGCTGCAACTTTACAAGAAAAACATCGTGGTGATAATCCTGTTTTAATTCGTATTAATGTTAATTCTGGACACGGTGCAAGTAGCACTTCTAAACGTATTGAAGAAACAGCCGACATCTATTCTTTTATCTTCTATAATTTAGGCGTAACACCTAATTACTAAACTAATTGCCAAATATTTTGGGAGGAGCAAATTTGCTTCTCTCAAAATTTCCTTAAAATAAGCTCTCAAAATAAACTATCTAATCTCATAAAAGCATCATTATTTAAAGCTTTATAATAATTTGGTACTGTATAACCAAATGGGCCAAAGATTATTTGACCTATAGAAAAAATATCCAGTAAAAAACAACCTAACCATAAACTATTGCGAAGTTTTAAGTTATCAAGAGTTAATAGAAAGGGATATAAAGTTATTAAATACCAAGGTTGTGCTTGGGATACGGTTTTTAGAAAAACTAAAAAAATAAGAGGTGTAATAATTTCTACTAATCTTTCTGGTTTTGGAAATCTATATGCAATAAGTATAGCTAGCAAGCTATAAGTAGTTATTTGATTTGAAAATATCATCCAATTAGGTAGCCATAAAGACATATCCTTGTCAAAAAAATTAAAGAAATATGGATTAAAGCGCAGTGCAAGAGATTGGAGTATTAATTGAAAAGGATTAGTAATAAAAAATAAAGAAAGAGTGGGAATAAAAGCTAGTAAGAAAAAAAGGCCACGTTTTATTAAAGTTTTTATTTCTTTTTCTTCTTTAAGTAAGAAATAAGGAAGTAGAAACATAGCAGTTAATTTTACTTGAATACCTAAACCTAGAATCAAATATGCTAAATTTTTCCTTGAGTTATTAGCAAAAAAAAGTAATGCTAAAAATATAAATATATTTTGTAGAGGCTCAAATTGACCTTCATGAGAAACCCACCAAATAGATATAGGTGATGCCCAATAAGCAAAAGATAACAACCAATTATTAGTTAATTTTTTAACTAATAAAGTATTAAAAAACTCAATAATTGTTAGTGCAAATTTTATACAAAAAAGACTTGGATAAATATAAGTTACTATTTGATCAAAAACTAATGCCAAAATAGGGTAGTTAAAGGGCAAATGGTTCCAAGCAACAAACTTTAATTGTGGATAAAAAGCAATTAGGTTTTGATTAATAGCTGAATAACCATGCTTATTTATAACTAATCCCCAACTAATATGGCGAAGCGTATCACCTGTGTTTATAGTTGTTTGACAACAATAATAAAAACGTAATATTGCAACTACAATACACCCTAACACAATTACATATTTATTACTAAAAAAAGAGGTTAGAGATTTTGTTTTTAAAGTAGAAGAGTTTTTTTCCATGGATTTAATTATTGGTTTTTAATGTAGGAAATTCTTTGCATTTTACAGGTTATAATTAAATCTGAAAACTTAAAAATTTCCTACATTGTTCTTAGAAAAAGTGAAAACCTAGCCTTTAATAGTCATTAAAGGGCTAAGACGAGCAACACGCCGAGCAATGCTAGCTTGCTCAACCGTGTTTACTACAGGAGTTATTGCTTTATAAGCAGTCGGGGACTCTTCCTTAAGTCTATCTTGGTATTTTGCCATTATATCTTGTCGTAGTTTTACTTCTATATCATTAGGATCAATAGGCGTTACAACTTTAAGAGGTGCTACAACACTTTTGTAAGTTTCTTGATCCATATTTCGTGCTTGACCCCTTGCCACTACACGACCAGCACCATAACAAGCACTTGATAAAGCTGTTATGTTTCCCTGACCAGCCATTAAATAGCTTGAATCACCCATAGAGCCAGGAATTATTACTGGATGACCTGTATAACAAAATGGGCTATTTATCGATGGTTCAACACCTAAAGCCGGACAAGCACCTTTGCGATGTAAATAATTTCCTTTTGAAGGTTCATCTTC encodes:
- a CDS encoding S9 family peptidase, which gives rise to MRKILLSAFSLILVLAIFFQSFAQGIKLQYPKTAKIDHTDTYFGNAVKDPYRWLEDDNSPETAKWVTEQNKVTFDYLEKIPYRQKVKERLEKVFNYPKYSSPFRRGDNYFFFKNDGLQNQSVAYIQKGLDGKAEMLLDPNTFSSDGTSRLGAFGVSKDGKYLAYGISEGGSDWQTYYVMDVATKKLLVDKIEWVKVSGLSWQGHGFYYSRYDAPPDGKKLSSKNEYHKVYYHKVGTPQSEDELIYSDKDNPQRFHFAGTTEDENFLVLSISDRGKGKRGDALFFRDVTKGEKNFTPIIGEVGDDSFDFIDNVGDKFLILTNKNAPNNRLILFDPKNPDEKNWKDILPNREEPLSSVTTSGGKIFATYLKDVTSRVYVYDLNGKLENEVELPALGTVGGFGGEREDKFVFYTFTSFTFAPTIYRYDIESKKSTLFRAPEIDFKATDYETKQVFYPSKDGTKVPMFIIHKKGLKFDGSNQVLLYGYGGFSVNLLPSFNPLLIPIFEQGGVYAIANLRGGNEYGEKWHEAGRKLNKQNVFDDFISAGEYLIKEKYTSPEKLAIQGGSNGGLLVGAVINQRPELFKVAIPQVGVMDMLRFQKFTIGWNWIPEYGSSEQDEANFKNLYRYSPLHNIKETKYPATLVTTADHDDRVVPAHSFKYAATLQEKHRGDNPVLIRINVNSGHGASSTSKRIEETADIYSFIFYNLGVTPNY